A stretch of Glandiceps talaboti chromosome 18, keGlaTala1.1, whole genome shotgun sequence DNA encodes these proteins:
- the LOC144449024 gene encoding G-protein coupled receptor 143-like — MASPRLESMCCINTTQHGQSTLLGTRVYNITCIVSASLSILGAVYLLLPRKIPENARRRKNLGYERQIKIINWLTLADLLACIGILVRSSTWLSMYGIFKNIPTHKTGHKNARIFCAISGAWIQYFYITTYFWTFSFAVDIFLLMRNRTSEMWLYHVLSWIISAVLCVDGLITLYFPSLIECEQREINLLPHYMATLIPILMVMICNPILYFISSRKVSKFLALTSGRYTDQERLLVKQVKEKFAMILAVFFVCWLPNVVNGFIILCQHSKDSYNGGVIALDVMMGILNPLQAFFNALIYRGWAGCSEIRQPFGGHSVQVGERRPSVRAVPVPSTNRRKGSAPIERDEEEEVTENTSLLRG; from the exons ATGGCATCACCAAGATTGGAATCAATGTGCTGTATTAATACAACCCAACATGGACAGTCAACACTACTCGGAACCAGAGTGtacaacattacatgtatcGTAAGTGCATCGCTTAGCATTCTGGGAGCAGTCTACCTGTTACTCCCAAGGAAAATACCAGAGAATGCAAGGAGGAGGAAAAACCTTGGCTATGAGAGACAGATCAAGATAATCAATTGGTTGACACTAGCAGATCTACTGGCATGCATAG GTATTCTAGTCCGATCAAGTACCTGGTTATCAATGTAtggaatatttaaaaatataccAACTCATAAAACTGGACATAAGAATGCCAGGATATTTTGTGCCATTTCTGGG GCATGGATTCAATATTTCTACATTACAACCTACTTTTGGACATTTAGTTTTGCTGTGGATATTTTTCTACTGATGAGAAATAGAACAAG TGAGATGTGGTTATACCATGTGTTATCTTGGATTATATCAGCTGTTCTATGTGTTGATGGTCTTATTACTCTCTACTTTCCATCACTGATAGA ATGCGAACAGAGAGAGATAAACCTGCTACCTCACTACATGGCAACATTGATACCTATTCTAATGGTGATGATATGTAATCCTATTCTCTACTTTATCTCTTCAAGAAAAG TGTCCaagtttttagcattgacaTCTGGCAGGTACACAGACCAAGAGAGGCTTCTTGTCAAACAAGTAAAAGAAAAGTTTGCCATGATTTTGGCAGTTTTCTTTGTGTG ctgGCTACCTAATGTGGTGAAtggttttatcattttatgcCAACACAGCAAAGACAGCTATAATGGTGGAGTTATAGCATTGGACGTAATGATG GGTATTCTCAACCCTCTCCAAGCATTCTTCAATGCGTTGATCTACCGTGGGTGGGCAGGATGTTCTGAAATCAGACAGCCATTTGGTGGTCATTCCGTACAAGTCGGTGAACGCAGACCGTCTGTCAGGGCTGTACCAGTACCAAGTACAAACAGAAGAAAGGGTTCTGCACCGATAGAGAgggatgaagaagaagaagtaaCAGAAAACACGTCATTGTTGAGAGGATAA